In Chrysiogenia bacterium, the sequence CGCCAACGAGCAGCACGCCCTCTTCTGGGTTCACTCGACCCTGTGGGATACGCCCTGGCGTCTCTATGAGATGCTCTTTCGTCCGCTTTCGCGCGACGAGCGAAACCAGTTCTACGAAGAGACCAAGCTCTTTGCCTACATGTTCGGCATCGAGGACGACTACATCCCGCCGACCTTCGATGATTTCTGCGCCTACAACGAGAAGATGTTCAACACCGACATCCTGAGCGTCGATGAAGCAAGCATGGACGTGGCGCGCTACGTGCTCGCCGCGCCCAACAAGGCGAGCGTGCCCATCGTCGAGTGGTACAAGATCATGACCGCCGGCCTGCTGCCCGAGCGCGTGGCCCACGGCTACCAGTTCAAGTGGGGCCGCTTTGAGGAGCGCGTCTTCGAGGCCTCCATCAAGGCGCTGCGCGCGGGCACGCCGCTCATCCCCGGCCTGCTGCGCTACTCGCCCATCTACCGGCGGGCCGCCCACCGCGTGGGAGGCACGAGGCCCGGGCGCATCGAGAAACGCATCAACCGCGTTTACCAGCAGATGGAAAACTCCATGGCAAAGGCCGTGGCATAGTTCCCCGGAGCGAGAAGCCCATGCGAGCAATGCCGAGCGCGACAACGCCGTGGCTTGAGCCGCTGGCGGTCGTCAATGAGCAAAACATCGTTGATCGCGATCGCTTTGAAACCGCGCTCGAGAAGATCCGCACGCGCGTGAAGAAGCCCGAGCAGGGCCTGTTCGGTCCGGACTCCATGATGTGGCGGGTCTTCGGCGATCAGGCGGGTTCCATCGGCGCGCTGCGCGCGGTGCTCCTCCAGACGGCGCATCCCTTCATTGCCCACGCGGTCCAGCAGAAGTCGGCCTACCAGACCGACCCCTACGGGCGCGGAAAGCGCACCATCCGCGCGGTCAATCACTGGATCTTCGGCGACATGGAGATGGCCCTCAACGCCGCGCGCATCGTCTGGAGCGTGCACACCCGCATCACCGGCGAGATTGCCAACGACGTGGGCCCCTACGAGAAGGGCGATGCTTACGCCGCCAACGAGCAGCACGCCCTCTTCTGGGTGCACGCCACCACGCTCGAGGGCCCGCTCCACGTTTATGAATCCATCTACGGGAAGCTCAGCCGCGCCGAGCGCGAGCGCTTTAATGACGAGAGCAAGCTCTTCGCCCTGCTCTTCGGCATCGACGAGGCCCTGATCCCGCCCACCTTCGCCGATTTCCAGCAGTACATGCAGACCATGTTCGATTCAGAGGTCGTCACCCCCGATGCGGCAAGCCGCGACATCGCAAAATATCTGCTGGCCCCCAAAGGGAAAAACGACGGCGCCGCCATGGCGTGGGCGAAGATCATGACGGCCGGCCTGATGCCGCCGCGCATCCGCGCGGGCTACGCCTTCCCCTGGGGCTGGCGCCAGGCCGCAATCTACAACGCCAGCCTCAAGGCGATGGCACTCACCGTCCCCCGCCTTCCCGCCGAGCTGCGCGGCACCCGCCCCTACCGCCGCAGCATGCACGAGGCGCTCGGCACCAGGCCCGGCCGCCTCGAAAAGCGACTCAACCGGGCGATCGATAGGGGGATCGGTGGCGGGAAGAAGCGGGCTGCGGCTTAGCACTCAAAGCGAGCACACAAGAAAGCGGCGACCCGAAGGGCCGCCCGTTTTCTTTGAATTGCCGCCTCCCCCCTCCCGTGATATTTCCCCTGCCATGAGCATCAACCTGGACTGGAACAAGGTAAACGCCGAGGCGATCGGCATCTTCAAGGACCTGCTGCGCATCGAGACGGTCAATCCGCCGGGCAATGAGCTGCCGGCGGCGCTGTTTTTGGCGAAGCTCTTCGACAAGGAAGGCATCGCCTACGACATGGTGGAGAGCGAGCCCACGCGCGCGTCCATCGTCGCGCGGGTGAGGGGCAACGGGAAGAAGGATCCGCTGCTTCTCAACGGCCACCTGGACGTGGTGCCCGTCGATCGCGAGCACTGGACCCACGATCCCTTCGCCGCCGTCGAGGACGAAGGCTGCATCTGGGGCCGCGGCGCGATCGACATGAAGAACATGGTCGCCATGTCGGTGATGACCCTGATTCTTCTCAAGCGCCTCGAAATCCCGCTCGAGCGCGACGTGATCTTCGCCGGCGTCGCCGACGAGGAAGCGGGCTCGCGGCTGGGATCGCTGTTCCTTGTAAACGAGCACCCCGAACTCGTAACCGCCGAGTTCGTGCTCAATGAAGTCGGCGGGCATACCCTGTATATGGGCGACACGCGCTTCTATCCGATCCAGGTCTCCGAGAAGGGAATCTGCTGGTTCGAGCTCACCGCCGAGGGAGAGCCCGGCCACGGCAGCATGCCGCACCCCAACAACCCGGTGCTGCGCCTGGCGCGCGCCATCGAGGACCTTGGCAAGACGCGCATGCCCCAGCACAACACGCAGGTCGTCCAGAACTTCATCAAGACGCTCGCCAAGTCGGCGCCCTTCCCCCTGAGCCGCATCCTGCCGCTGCTGCTGCAACCGGCGGTGGCCTCGCGCCTCCTTGATGTGATGGAGAAAGTGGACCTCGACCAGAGCATCGGTCTCAACGCCATGCTCCGCAACACCGCCAGCCCCACGGGACTCAAGGGCAGCGAGAAGATCAACGTCATTCCCTCGAAGGCCAGCGTCCAGGTCGACGGCCGCGTCGTGCCCGGCCAGAGCGTGGAGAAGTTCATCGAGGAGATCCAGCGCGTCGTGGGCCACGACATGAAGCTCACCATCCTCGACCACCACGAGGGCACGAAATTCGACACGAACACGCCCCTCTACGACGCCATCTGCGGCACACTCAAGCAACACGACCCCGAGGGGGTGCCCGTGCCCTACATGATCCCCGGCTTCACCGACTCCTTCGCCTACGCGCGGCTGGGGGCCACCTGCTACGGCTTCTCACCGGTCAAGCTGGACAAGGGCCTCAACTTCACGCGGATGTACCACGGCCACAACGAGCGCATCCCCGTGAACGGCTTTACCTGGGGAACCCGCGTGCTCTTTGATCTGGTGAAGGAATTCTGTCAGGCGTAGGGAATCCATCAGTCCGCGACGAACATCTCATTTTTCATAGAGGAGTGAGCGCGTGGCCATCCCGCAACAGAATCTGGAGCCCCGGTCATGAGCGGCCCGCGCATGCCCGCGCTCTTCGTCGGCCATGGCTCACCACTCCACGCCATTGAGAAGGACCACTGGAGCGAGGGCTTCGCTTCCCTGGCCAAACTCGTTCCAAGGCCCTCGGCAATTTTAAGTATTTCTGCGCACTGGTTCATCGGCGGCACTTACTTGACTGGCGAGGCCCGACCGCAGACCATCCACGACTTCTCGGGTTTTCCGCAGGCCCTCTATGAGATCGAGTATCCGGCAGCGGGGTGTCCCGCACTTGCCGCCCGCGCCTGCGATCTGATCGGAGAAGATCGCGCCGCACTGAACACGCAGTGGGGCCTCGACCACGGCACCTGGAGCATCCTGCGATGGATGTTCCCGCAGGCGGATGTACCCGTTGTACAACTGAGTATCGACCGCAACCTGAGCGCCCGTGAACATTTGGCCCTTGGCAGCTCGCTCGCACCACTTCGCGAGGAGGGTGTGCTGATTTTGGGGAGCGGTAACATCACCCACAACCTGCCTGATGCGTTCGGCCGGATGCGGGCAAAGAACGAAGACACACCTTCCTGGGCTCGTCAGTTCGACAATGCAGTTACCGACGCCGTTAGCGGGCGTGACGATCCAGTGCTGGCCTCACTGTGGCCCGATACTGAAAACGGGCGCCTTGCGCACCCGACCCCAGATCACTTCTTCCCCCTGCTCTACGTCTATGGCGCGACGGATGAGCGTGACACGGCGAGCTTCCCGATCACCGGGTTCGACCTCGGCTCGCTCTCCATGCGCTCTGTTCTTTTTTCCTGAAAATGAGTTCCGCAGTAAAACCGCCGCGCGGCGGGGATACCCGAGACCCCGCCGCCTCGGAAATCCCCGCTCGAGCAGCCAATCCCGGGAGGGGAGTAGGGTGGGGCTGGGGAGCCAGTTCCACCCGGGGGCGACTGCCGCGCGGCTTGTGTCCAGTATGACAGAACACCCAAAATTTTGCCAGTGGTTGACCGGCGGATATTTCCGATGTACTTGAAATTGCACGGGTTCTGGGCGGTCGCGGGAATTCTCCCGAGCCCCCCGCATTGACCCATAGCACCAGACGGCAGGTTCGCATCTTCATGGAAGCCAAGCACCCTGCTCCGCTCGTGATTCCACGGGCCGAGCACCCCATCTCGCGTCAGAAAGTCTCGCCCGACGCGCTCAAGGTGCTCTATCGGCTCTATCGCAACGGTTACAAGGCCTACCTCGTGGGCGGCAGCGTGCGCGACCTGCTGCTGAAGCGTGAGCCCAAGGACTTCGACATCGCCACCGATGCGCACCCGCGCGAGGTCAATCAGCTCT encodes:
- the ygiD gene encoding 4,5-DOPA dioxygenase extradiol is translated as MSGPRMPALFVGHGSPLHAIEKDHWSEGFASLAKLVPRPSAILSISAHWFIGGTYLTGEARPQTIHDFSGFPQALYEIEYPAAGCPALAARACDLIGEDRAALNTQWGLDHGTWSILRWMFPQADVPVVQLSIDRNLSAREHLALGSSLAPLREEGVLILGSGNITHNLPDAFGRMRAKNEDTPSWARQFDNAVTDAVSGRDDPVLASLWPDTENGRLAHPTPDHFFPLLYVYGATDERDTASFPITGFDLGSLSMRSVLFS
- a CDS encoding M20/M25/M40 family metallo-hydrolase, whose protein sequence is MSINLDWNKVNAEAIGIFKDLLRIETVNPPGNELPAALFLAKLFDKEGIAYDMVESEPTRASIVARVRGNGKKDPLLLNGHLDVVPVDREHWTHDPFAAVEDEGCIWGRGAIDMKNMVAMSVMTLILLKRLEIPLERDVIFAGVADEEAGSRLGSLFLVNEHPELVTAEFVLNEVGGHTLYMGDTRFYPIQVSEKGICWFELTAEGEPGHGSMPHPNNPVLRLARAIEDLGKTRMPQHNTQVVQNFIKTLAKSAPFPLSRILPLLLQPAVASRLLDVMEKVDLDQSIGLNAMLRNTASPTGLKGSEKINVIPSKASVQVDGRVVPGQSVEKFIEEIQRVVGHDMKLTILDHHEGTKFDTNTPLYDAICGTLKQHDPEGVPVPYMIPGFTDSFAYARLGATCYGFSPVKLDKGLNFTRMYHGHNERIPVNGFTWGTRVLFDLVKEFCQA
- a CDS encoding DUF2236 domain-containing protein, which translates into the protein MPSATTPWLEPLAVVNEQNIVDRDRFETALEKIRTRVKKPEQGLFGPDSMMWRVFGDQAGSIGALRAVLLQTAHPFIAHAVQQKSAYQTDPYGRGKRTIRAVNHWIFGDMEMALNAARIVWSVHTRITGEIANDVGPYEKGDAYAANEQHALFWVHATTLEGPLHVYESIYGKLSRAERERFNDESKLFALLFGIDEALIPPTFADFQQYMQTMFDSEVVTPDAASRDIAKYLLAPKGKNDGAAMAWAKIMTAGLMPPRIRAGYAFPWGWRQAAIYNASLKAMALTVPRLPAELRGTRPYRRSMHEALGTRPGRLEKRLNRAIDRGIGGGKKRAAA
- a CDS encoding DUF2236 domain-containing protein; the protein is MEHWQETLATAQGRNMVDRDRLEAALEKVRSKVKDPSVGLFGPGSIAWRLYREQVMGVGGGRALLLQTAHPFVSHAVQQHSAYQTDPHGRGERTFKALFAWLFGDMEKAFAAARRTWGVHERIVGDIANRAGPYDQGEHYAANEQHALFWVHSTLWDTPWRLYEMLFRPLSRDERNQFYEETKLFAYMFGIEDDYIPPTFDDFCAYNEKMFNTDILSVDEASMDVARYVLAAPNKASVPIVEWYKIMTAGLLPERVAHGYQFKWGRFEERVFEASIKALRAGTPLIPGLLRYSPIYRRAAHRVGGTRPGRIEKRINRVYQQMENSMAKAVA